One region of Polynucleobacter sp. MWH-Aus1W21 genomic DNA includes:
- a CDS encoding bifunctional aconitate hydratase 2/2-methylisocitrate dehydratase: MLEAYNAQVAERAALGIPALPLTKDQTAELVKLLKNPPAGKEAELVDLITNRVPAGVDEAAKVKAEFLDAIAKGAEKSPLISNIKATELLGTMLGGYNIKPLVELLSDATCGAAAAEALKKTLLMFDYFNDVQELAQKGNANAKAVMQSWADAEWFTSRPAVPDSMKLTVFKVTGETNTDDLSPAPDAWSRPDIPLHATIMLKNPRPGIEPDETGVRGPMKQIAALQKKGNQIAYVGDVVGTGSSRKSATNSVLWWTGQDIPFVPNKRFGGVCLGTNIAPIFFNTMEDSGALPIELDVSQMNMGDEIELRPYEGKVFKNGQEITSFSLKSPVILDEVRAGGRIPLIVGRGLTAKARAALGLPASTEFRVPVSPPDNKKGFSLAQKMVGRACGLPEGQGVRPGTYCEPHMTTVGSQDTTGPMTRDELKDLACLGFSSDLVMQSFCHTSAYPKPVDIRTQHELPPFMTNRGGVSLRPGDGVIHSWLNRLLLPDTCGTGGDSHTRFPIGISFPAGSGLVAFAAATGVMPLDMPESVLVRFKGKMQPGITLRDLVNAIPLYAIKRGLLTVEKQGKKNIFSGRILEIEGLPDLKVEQAFELSDASAERSAGGCTVHLNKEPIIEYMQSNITLMKWMIANGYEDKRTLGRRIKAMEAWIANPQLLKADENADYAEIIEINIDEIKEPILACPNDPDDVKLLSEVAGDKIDEVFIGSCMTNIGHFRAAGQVLQGKKDMPTRLWVAPPTKMDAMVLMEEGYYGMLGAAGARMESPGCSLCMGNQAQIRKGSTAVSTSTRNFPNRLGIDTRVYLASAELASVAALLGRLPTPAEYLEQVKALDAKAGDVYKYMSFDKLKSFSDVADTVTV; encoded by the coding sequence ATGTTAGAAGCCTATAACGCCCAAGTTGCTGAACGTGCCGCCCTTGGCATCCCAGCCCTACCTTTAACCAAGGATCAAACTGCTGAATTGGTTAAATTGTTAAAAAATCCACCTGCCGGTAAAGAAGCTGAGCTAGTAGATTTAATTACAAATCGCGTTCCTGCTGGAGTAGATGAGGCCGCAAAAGTAAAGGCCGAATTTTTAGATGCAATTGCCAAAGGAGCTGAAAAGTCCCCTTTAATTTCCAACATAAAAGCCACTGAATTATTGGGAACAATGCTCGGTGGTTACAACATCAAACCATTGGTGGAGTTGCTCTCTGACGCTACTTGCGGCGCAGCGGCGGCTGAAGCTCTTAAGAAGACACTTTTGATGTTTGACTACTTCAATGATGTGCAAGAACTTGCGCAAAAAGGTAACGCAAACGCCAAAGCAGTAATGCAAAGCTGGGCAGATGCGGAGTGGTTTACGAGTCGCCCCGCAGTACCAGACAGCATGAAGCTCACCGTTTTCAAGGTAACCGGTGAAACCAATACTGACGACCTCTCTCCTGCACCAGATGCATGGAGCCGTCCTGACATTCCATTGCATGCAACGATCATGCTTAAGAATCCTCGTCCCGGCATTGAGCCTGATGAAACTGGTGTTCGCGGCCCAATGAAACAGATTGCAGCCCTTCAGAAAAAAGGCAATCAAATTGCCTATGTTGGCGATGTTGTTGGTACTGGCTCTTCTCGTAAATCTGCCACAAACTCTGTTCTCTGGTGGACAGGTCAAGACATTCCGTTTGTGCCAAACAAACGTTTTGGTGGCGTGTGCTTAGGAACCAATATTGCTCCAATCTTCTTCAACACCATGGAAGATTCAGGCGCATTACCGATTGAATTAGATGTTTCACAAATGAACATGGGCGATGAAATTGAGTTGCGTCCATACGAAGGTAAAGTATTTAAAAATGGTCAGGAAATCACCAGCTTCTCATTGAAATCCCCTGTGATTTTGGATGAAGTGCGTGCTGGTGGTCGTATTCCATTGATCGTGGGTCGTGGACTTACAGCTAAAGCTCGCGCGGCATTAGGCCTACCAGCGTCTACTGAATTCCGTGTACCAGTGAGCCCTCCTGACAATAAAAAAGGTTTTAGCTTGGCACAGAAGATGGTTGGTCGAGCATGTGGATTGCCTGAAGGTCAAGGTGTTCGCCCTGGCACCTACTGCGAGCCACACATGACTACCGTTGGATCACAGGACACAACAGGCCCAATGACGCGTGATGAACTGAAGGACTTGGCTTGCCTTGGCTTCTCCTCAGATCTAGTCATGCAATCTTTCTGCCATACCTCCGCTTACCCTAAGCCAGTGGATATTCGCACGCAACATGAGTTGCCACCATTTATGACTAATCGTGGCGGTGTTTCATTGCGTCCAGGCGACGGTGTTATCCACAGTTGGTTGAATCGTCTGCTCCTCCCAGACACATGTGGAACTGGTGGCGATAGTCATACCCGTTTCCCAATTGGTATTTCCTTCCCTGCAGGTTCAGGATTAGTTGCTTTTGCGGCAGCTACTGGCGTAATGCCACTGGACATGCCCGAGTCTGTATTGGTTCGATTTAAAGGCAAAATGCAGCCTGGTATCACATTGCGTGATCTTGTTAATGCAATTCCTTTGTATGCAATTAAGAGAGGATTGTTGACTGTTGAGAAACAGGGTAAGAAAAATATTTTCTCTGGTCGCATTCTGGAGATTGAAGGCCTACCTGATCTCAAAGTAGAACAAGCGTTTGAATTATCAGACGCCTCTGCTGAACGCTCAGCTGGTGGCTGTACAGTTCACCTCAATAAAGAGCCAATCATTGAGTACATGCAATCCAATATCACTTTAATGAAGTGGATGATTGCTAATGGTTACGAAGATAAGCGCACTCTTGGTCGTCGCATTAAAGCAATGGAAGCTTGGATTGCTAATCCGCAACTTCTCAAGGCTGATGAGAATGCTGACTATGCAGAGATCATTGAAATCAATATTGATGAAATCAAAGAACCTATTCTTGCATGTCCTAATGACCCAGATGACGTTAAATTGCTGTCTGAAGTAGCTGGCGACAAGATTGATGAGGTATTTATTGGCTCATGTATGACCAATATTGGACACTTCCGCGCAGCTGGCCAAGTGTTGCAAGGCAAGAAGGACATGCCAACTCGTTTATGGGTGGCCCCTCCTACCAAGATGGACGCAATGGTTTTAATGGAAGAAGGCTACTATGGCATGTTAGGTGCGGCAGGTGCTCGCATGGAAAGCCCGGGCTGCTCTCTGTGCATGGGTAACCAAGCTCAGATCAGAAAGGGTTCGACAGCAGTATCAACCTCTACACGTAACTTCCCTAACCGCTTGGGTATTGATACACGCGTATATTTGGCTTCTGCTGAATTGGCTTCTGTAGCAGCCCTCCTGGGTCGCTTACCAACTCCTGCAGAGTACCTTGAGCAAGTGAAGGCACTCGATGCTAAAGCTGGTGATGTCTATAAATACATGAGTTTTGACAAGCTCAAGTCATTTAGTGATGTTGCAGATACTGTAACGGTTTAA
- a CDS encoding superinfection immunity protein — MRLLFAVLLTLISLFYFLPFAIAFNKKRANSGAIFALNLFLGWSLVGWVVALVWALKEEMVV, encoded by the coding sequence ATGCGCCTTCTATTTGCAGTTCTGCTTACGCTAATCTCTCTATTCTATTTTTTGCCGTTTGCCATTGCATTTAACAAGAAAAGGGCTAATTCTGGCGCCATCTTTGCCCTCAATTTGTTCTTGGGATGGTCCCTAGTCGGTTGGGTCGTCGCGTTAGTTTGGGCTCTGAAAGAAGAGATGGTCGTATAG
- a CDS encoding CTP synthase codes for MTKYVFVTGGVVSSLGKGIAAASLAAILESRGLKVTLLKLDPYINVDPGTMSPLQHGEVFVTEDGAETDLDLGHYERFVSAKMRKSNNFTTGQIYESVISKERRGEYLGKTVQVIPHITNEIQAFVERGAKASHDGKADVAICEIGGTVGDIESLPFLEAARQMSLRLPLHDCAFVHLTLVPYINSAGELKTKPTQHSVQKLREIGIMPTVLLCRADRPIPEDERAKISLFSNVREEAVISVWDVDTIYKIPEMLHAQGMDDLICRELELKAKPADLSVWANLVYEMANPQHEVTIGMVGKYVELTESYKSLIEALRHAGIHTHTRVNINYIDSEDIEKDGVDCLRDLDAILVPGGFGKRGTEGKIAAIRYARENNVPYLGICLGMQLAVIEFARHVANLTKANSTEFDPQSDQPVVALITEWLDREGRVEKRTNDSDLGGTMRLGSQRCPVKTGTLAHRIYGAEVNERHRHRYEVNNTYVPQLEQSGLIISARTPNEELPEMMELPSSIHPWFFGVQFHPEFTSTPRDGHPLFSAFISAALVHQELAEKQVA; via the coding sequence ATGACCAAATACGTTTTTGTCACTGGTGGTGTGGTTTCTTCTTTAGGGAAAGGAATCGCAGCTGCCTCGCTTGCCGCGATTCTCGAATCCCGCGGCCTGAAAGTCACCCTCCTAAAATTAGACCCCTATATCAACGTTGATCCGGGCACTATGAGCCCACTGCAGCACGGCGAGGTTTTCGTTACCGAAGACGGCGCAGAAACTGACTTGGATTTAGGGCACTACGAGCGCTTCGTATCTGCAAAGATGCGCAAAAGTAATAACTTCACTACCGGACAGATTTATGAGTCCGTGATTAGCAAAGAGCGTCGCGGTGAGTACCTGGGTAAAACAGTGCAAGTTATTCCGCACATCACTAACGAGATTCAAGCATTTGTCGAGCGCGGTGCAAAAGCAAGTCATGATGGCAAAGCAGATGTTGCTATTTGTGAAATCGGTGGCACCGTTGGCGATATTGAGTCCCTTCCATTTTTGGAGGCTGCAAGGCAGATGAGCTTGCGCTTGCCACTTCACGACTGCGCCTTTGTTCATTTGACACTTGTGCCTTATATCAACAGTGCTGGCGAATTAAAAACTAAACCTACACAGCACTCCGTACAAAAGTTACGCGAGATTGGCATCATGCCAACCGTATTGCTCTGTCGCGCTGATCGTCCGATTCCAGAAGATGAACGCGCGAAGATTTCATTATTCTCAAATGTCCGTGAAGAAGCAGTGATTTCGGTGTGGGATGTAGATACGATTTATAAAATTCCTGAAATGCTGCATGCACAGGGCATGGATGATTTGATTTGCCGTGAGCTTGAATTAAAAGCCAAACCAGCAGATCTTTCTGTCTGGGCCAACTTGGTTTATGAGATGGCTAACCCACAACACGAAGTCACCATCGGCATGGTTGGTAAGTATGTGGAGCTAACGGAGTCCTATAAATCCCTGATTGAAGCATTGCGTCATGCTGGTATTCATACTCATACACGCGTCAACATCAACTACATTGATTCTGAAGACATAGAAAAAGATGGTGTTGATTGTTTGCGAGATCTAGATGCCATATTGGTTCCTGGCGGCTTTGGTAAGAGGGGCACAGAGGGTAAGATTGCTGCCATTCGCTATGCCCGTGAAAATAATGTTCCGTATTTAGGCATTTGCCTTGGAATGCAACTCGCTGTGATTGAATTTGCTCGTCATGTTGCTAACCTTACTAAGGCAAACAGTACCGAATTTGATCCGCAATCTGATCAGCCCGTTGTAGCCCTCATTACTGAATGGCTTGATAGGGAGGGGCGTGTTGAAAAGCGCACGAATGATTCTGATTTAGGCGGTACCATGCGTCTTGGTTCACAACGTTGCCCAGTGAAGACTGGAACGTTGGCTCATCGTATTTATGGAGCTGAAGTAAACGAGCGTCATCGTCATCGCTATGAAGTTAACAATACCTATGTTCCTCAATTGGAGCAGTCTGGCTTAATTATTTCTGCCAGAACGCCAAATGAAGAGTTGCCAGAAATGATGGAATTACCATCATCAATTCACCCCTGGTTCTTTGGGGTGCAGTTCCATCCAGAATTTACCTCGACTCCACGTGATGGACATCCATTATTTTCAGCCTTCATTAGTGCTGCGCTAGTTCATCAAGAGCTCGCTGAAAAGCAAGTGGCATAA
- the kdsA gene encoding 3-deoxy-8-phosphooctulonate synthase encodes MSTFKLCGYDVGLDRRFFLIAGPCVIESEQSAIDIAGQLKEITAALKIPFIYKSSFDKANRSSGTSFRGLGMEKGLEILAKVKKQVGVSVLTDVHDINEIADVASVVDVLQTPAFLCRQTDFIRACAQSGKPVNFKKGQFLSPHEMLNVIEKARAAASEKNLPDQFMVCERGASFGYNNLVSDMRSLAILRESKAPVVFDATHSVQLPGGQGSSSGGQREFVPVLARAAVAVGISGLFMETHPDPAKALSDGPNAVPLDRMKELLASLVTLDDVVKSTGTFLEDSFK; translated from the coding sequence ATGAGCACATTTAAGCTATGTGGCTATGACGTGGGTTTGGATCGTCGCTTCTTTTTAATAGCTGGACCCTGTGTAATAGAGTCAGAACAATCTGCCATTGATATTGCTGGCCAATTAAAAGAAATCACTGCTGCTTTAAAGATTCCATTCATCTACAAATCTTCATTTGATAAAGCCAATCGCTCATCTGGCACATCGTTCCGCGGTTTGGGGATGGAGAAGGGCCTTGAGATTTTGGCTAAGGTGAAGAAACAGGTTGGTGTATCAGTTCTGACGGATGTTCATGACATCAACGAGATTGCAGATGTAGCTAGTGTTGTAGATGTTTTGCAGACACCAGCATTTCTTTGTAGGCAGACCGATTTTATTCGCGCCTGTGCTCAGAGCGGTAAGCCAGTGAATTTCAAAAAAGGGCAATTCCTTTCACCTCACGAGATGCTGAACGTGATTGAAAAGGCTCGTGCTGCAGCATCAGAAAAAAACCTTCCAGACCAATTTATGGTTTGTGAACGTGGCGCATCTTTTGGATATAACAACCTCGTTTCTGATATGCGCAGCTTGGCTATTTTGCGCGAATCTAAGGCGCCTGTAGTATTTGATGCAACACATTCAGTTCAGTTGCCTGGAGGCCAAGGAAGCTCTAGTGGCGGTCAACGAGAGTTCGTGCCTGTTTTAGCTCGTGCTGCTGTTGCTGTTGGTATCAGCGGCCTTTTTATGGAAACACATCCAGATCCTGCCAAGGCTTTATCCGACGGTCCCAACGCTGTGCCATTGGATCGCATGAAAGAGTTGCTTGCATCATTGGTTACCCTTGATGACGTTGTTAAATCAACCGGGACTTTTTTGGAAGATAGTTTTAAGTAA
- the eno gene encoding phosphopyruvate hydratase, with protein sequence MSAIVDIIGREVLDSRGNPTVECDVLLESGVMGRAAVPSGASTGSREAIELRDGDKARYLGKGVLKAVQNINIEIAESILGLDASEQAFLDRTLIELDGTHNKARLGANATLAVSMAVARAAAEEAGLPLYRYFGGSGGMQLPVPMMNIVNGGAHANNSLDIQEFMVMPVGAENFRDALRCGAEIFHELKKILGAQGMPTTVGDEGGFAPNFKSNHECLQTIMKAIEGAGYQAGEDVLLALDCAASEFYKDGKYHLAGEGLQLSSSEFSDYLGNLADQFPIVSIEDGMHESDWDGWADITKKLGKKIQLVGDDLFVTNTRILKEGIEKGIANSILIKINQIGTLTETFAAIEMAKRANYTAVISHRSGETEDSTIADIAVGTNAGQIKTGSLSRSDRIAKYNQLLRIEEDLGDVATYPGKSVFYNLKR encoded by the coding sequence ATGAGCGCCATTGTTGACATCATCGGCAGAGAAGTTCTGGATTCACGCGGCAACCCAACAGTTGAGTGCGATGTATTGCTTGAATCGGGGGTTATGGGTCGCGCAGCCGTTCCTTCGGGTGCATCAACAGGTTCACGCGAAGCGATTGAATTGCGTGATGGCGATAAGGCTCGTTATTTAGGTAAAGGCGTTCTGAAGGCCGTTCAAAATATCAATATTGAAATTGCTGAATCCATTCTTGGCTTGGATGCAAGTGAGCAAGCGTTCTTAGATCGCACTTTGATCGAATTAGATGGCACACATAACAAAGCGCGCTTAGGCGCTAATGCAACCCTAGCTGTTTCAATGGCCGTTGCTAGAGCTGCTGCAGAAGAGGCTGGATTACCTTTGTATCGCTATTTTGGCGGCTCAGGCGGCATGCAGTTGCCAGTTCCAATGATGAATATCGTCAACGGCGGTGCTCATGCTAATAACAGTTTGGATATTCAAGAATTCATGGTAATGCCAGTTGGCGCTGAAAATTTCCGTGATGCTTTGCGCTGTGGTGCTGAGATTTTCCATGAACTTAAAAAGATTTTAGGCGCCCAAGGAATGCCAACTACAGTGGGTGATGAAGGCGGCTTTGCTCCTAACTTTAAGAGCAATCATGAGTGCTTGCAAACGATAATGAAAGCTATTGAAGGCGCAGGTTACCAAGCTGGTGAAGACGTTCTATTGGCCCTTGATTGTGCTGCTAGCGAATTCTATAAAGATGGTAAATATCATTTGGCTGGCGAAGGCTTACAGCTCAGCTCAAGCGAGTTCTCAGATTATCTTGGCAACTTAGCAGATCAATTCCCAATCGTTTCGATTGAGGATGGCATGCATGAGAGCGATTGGGATGGTTGGGCAGATATCACCAAAAAGCTTGGCAAGAAAATTCAACTGGTTGGAGATGATTTATTTGTAACTAACACACGCATTCTTAAAGAAGGCATTGAGAAGGGTATTGCTAACTCAATCTTGATTAAGATTAACCAAATCGGTACGTTAACAGAAACATTTGCAGCCATCGAAATGGCTAAACGCGCAAATTACACTGCAGTGATTTCACATCGCTCTGGTGAAACTGAAGACAGCACTATTGCCGATATTGCGGTGGGAACAAATGCTGGCCAGATTAAAACTGGTTCATTGTCTCGCTCAGATCGTATTGCAAAATACAACCAACTCTTGCGTATCGAAGAAGATTTGGGTGATGTGGCGACCTACCCAGGTAAGTCAGTCTTTTATAACCTTAAGCGCTAA
- the ftsB gene encoding cell division protein FtsB codes for MRIVIYSMLVLLIAIQYPLWLGKGGWLKVYEMEQQVELQEAKNSLLALRNAKLAGDVKDLKDGTRAVEERARVEHGLIKEGEFFVQILPADKSGDAKATKQ; via the coding sequence ATGCGTATTGTTATCTACTCCATGCTGGTATTGCTGATAGCAATCCAGTACCCGCTTTGGTTGGGTAAGGGTGGGTGGCTCAAAGTGTATGAGATGGAACAGCAAGTAGAGCTTCAAGAGGCTAAAAATAGCCTCTTGGCTCTGCGTAATGCCAAGTTAGCTGGTGATGTAAAAGATTTAAAGGACGGCACCCGCGCAGTTGAAGAGCGTGCACGTGTTGAGCATGGCCTCATTAAAGAAGGTGAGTTCTTTGTGCAAATTCTGCCTGCAGATAAATCGGGCGACGCTAAAGCTACAAAACAGTAA
- a CDS encoding Hsp33 family molecular chaperone HslO produces MNELLVFMCDGAPVRGEIVSIGSAWQAVLERRNDPPAVRRILGDFVGAATLLSASLKFDGTLIIQAQSKGPIQLLVVECKSDLSMRATVKLSVDPSEIAPDATLAELLDVSQSGRLVITLDPSDREPGQPPYQGIVALQDHQGAVIKPVSSAAEAIALYMQNSEQLDTKIWLASSDTQVGGLLLQRLPNSGGHAHLDPQVAAEGWSRIKTLGETITNEELLTLPPETILRRLFLEESAESGVRSFPARPIRFSCRCSRSKVADILRMLGEDEVKSILEEQGAVETVCDFCAKPYRFDAVDCLQVFKTDLLSDATRPPSSGH; encoded by the coding sequence ATGAATGAATTACTAGTCTTTATGTGTGATGGCGCCCCAGTCAGAGGAGAAATCGTCTCTATTGGAAGTGCTTGGCAGGCTGTTTTGGAGCGTCGCAATGACCCCCCAGCTGTCCGTCGAATTTTAGGGGATTTCGTAGGCGCTGCCACCTTGTTGAGCGCTAGCCTCAAGTTTGATGGCACCCTCATTATTCAAGCCCAAAGCAAGGGCCCAATTCAGCTCTTGGTCGTTGAATGTAAATCAGATTTATCAATGAGGGCTACAGTGAAATTGTCTGTAGATCCTTCCGAAATAGCGCCTGATGCAACCCTTGCAGAACTGTTGGACGTCAGTCAGAGCGGCAGACTCGTAATTACTCTAGACCCGTCTGATCGTGAGCCTGGTCAACCCCCTTATCAAGGTATCGTGGCCTTACAGGACCATCAAGGCGCAGTTATAAAGCCGGTTTCTAGCGCTGCTGAAGCGATTGCACTCTACATGCAGAATTCTGAGCAGCTGGATACGAAGATTTGGCTTGCATCGAGCGATACCCAGGTTGGCGGCTTACTACTTCAACGCCTACCGAATTCAGGCGGTCACGCTCACCTCGACCCTCAGGTAGCTGCAGAAGGATGGTCACGCATTAAAACTCTGGGAGAAACAATTACCAATGAAGAGTTGTTAACGCTTCCGCCAGAGACTATTTTGAGACGCCTCTTTCTGGAAGAGTCTGCTGAAAGCGGTGTTCGCAGCTTCCCTGCCCGCCCCATTCGGTTTTCATGCAGATGCTCACGCAGTAAAGTGGCAGATATCTTGCGCATGCTTGGTGAGGATGAGGTTAAGAGCATTCTTGAGGAGCAAGGCGCTGTTGAAACTGTGTGTGATTTTTGCGCAAAGCCCTATCGCTTTGATGCAGTTGATTGCCTGCAGGTATTTAAAACTGATTTATTGAGTGATGCCACAAGGCCACCTTCTAGCGGCCACTGA
- the gltX gene encoding glutamate--tRNA ligase, translated as MHIRTRFAPSPTGFIHLGNLRSALYPWAFARHNKGDFILRIEDTDLERSTQEAVDVIIKGMSWLGLDLDEGPIYQMQRIDRYREVVKQMLESGLAYPCYMSEDELNQLRDQQMANKEKPRYNGLWRPEPGKTLPPVPEGVNPVIRFKNPIGGSVIWNDAVKGQIEISNDELDDLVIARPDGTPTYNFCVVIDDMDMKITHVIRGDDHVNNTPRQINIMKALGGTPPIYAHLPTVLNDSGEKMSKRNGAMSVRDYQKAGYLPEAILNYLARLGWSHGDAEVFTKEQFVGWFDLESLGRSPAQHNPEKLLWLNHQYIQNADPEKLAAATKPFAHDLGIDTEAGPDFVKVVGLLKDRANTLIEIAEGAKLFYLPAPDLSADQIKENIPESVVPALKDLVSAIASSESTKEGYAAAFKQVLAKHQLKMPALAMPVRYALFATTQTPAIDSVLVVLGKEEAIQRLSKVIH; from the coding sequence ATGCATATTCGTACACGATTCGCCCCTAGTCCCACGGGCTTTATTCACCTGGGAAATCTTCGTAGCGCGCTCTATCCATGGGCGTTTGCGCGTCACAATAAAGGAGACTTCATTCTTCGGATTGAAGACACCGATCTTGAGCGCTCCACTCAAGAGGCTGTAGATGTCATTATCAAAGGCATGTCCTGGCTGGGTCTTGATTTAGATGAAGGCCCCATTTATCAGATGCAGCGGATTGATCGGTATCGCGAAGTTGTAAAGCAGATGCTCGAATCTGGATTGGCTTACCCATGCTATATGAGCGAGGATGAGCTTAATCAACTGCGTGATCAACAAATGGCCAATAAAGAAAAGCCACGCTACAACGGTCTGTGGAGGCCTGAGCCTGGCAAAACATTACCCCCTGTCCCAGAGGGTGTGAATCCAGTAATACGCTTCAAAAATCCCATTGGTGGCTCAGTTATCTGGAATGATGCAGTGAAAGGTCAAATTGAGATTAGCAATGATGAGTTAGACGACTTAGTGATTGCAAGACCTGATGGAACGCCAACCTACAATTTCTGTGTTGTGATTGATGACATGGATATGAAGATTACTCACGTTATTCGCGGCGATGATCACGTCAATAACACCCCTAGGCAGATCAATATCATGAAGGCGCTAGGTGGCACGCCGCCTATTTACGCTCATTTGCCAACGGTTCTGAATGATTCAGGTGAGAAGATGAGTAAACGCAATGGTGCAATGAGTGTTCGCGACTACCAGAAAGCGGGCTATCTACCTGAAGCCATTCTGAATTATTTAGCGCGCCTCGGATGGTCACATGGCGATGCTGAAGTCTTCACTAAAGAGCAATTTGTCGGCTGGTTTGATTTGGAAAGTTTAGGGCGATCTCCGGCGCAACATAACCCGGAAAAATTACTTTGGCTTAATCATCAATACATTCAGAATGCAGATCCCGAGAAATTAGCAGCAGCAACAAAGCCTTTTGCTCATGACTTAGGTATTGATACTGAAGCAGGACCAGATTTTGTCAAAGTAGTGGGGCTACTAAAAGACCGCGCGAATACTTTGATTGAAATTGCAGAAGGGGCGAAACTGTTCTACTTGCCAGCCCCCGATTTAAGCGCAGATCAAATCAAAGAAAATATCCCTGAATCAGTTGTTCCCGCGTTAAAAGATTTGGTCAGCGCCATCGCGTCATCAGAGTCAACAAAAGAGGGATATGCCGCTGCATTTAAGCAAGTTTTAGCCAAGCATCAACTCAAAATGCCGGCTTTGGCGATGCCAGTTAGATACGCTTTATTTGCCACAACCCAAACCCCGGCGATTGATTCTGTGCTGGTGGTATTGGGCAAAGAAGAGGCTATTCAACGGCTCTCCAAGGTCATCCACTAG
- the otnI gene encoding 2-oxo-tetronate isomerase encodes MPQFAANLTMLFNEYPFMERFEQAAKSGFKAVEFLFPYAYSAHEIRQQLDKNNLRLVLHNFPPGDWDEGERGIACLPDRVEEFQAGVSKAIEYAKALSVNQLNCLAGIAPEGVELGLLRKTFIANLKYAAAELKKTNIKLLIEPINTFDIPGFYLSKTEQALDILNEVGSDNLYIQYDIYHAQRMEGELSKTLEKNITKIAHIQLADNPGRHEPGTGEINYAHLFKLIDKLGYAGWIGCEYKPANQTEAGLGWIKALTN; translated from the coding sequence ATGCCGCAGTTTGCTGCCAATCTGACCATGCTATTCAATGAATATCCTTTTATGGAGCGGTTTGAGCAAGCTGCTAAATCAGGATTTAAGGCGGTGGAATTTCTCTTTCCTTATGCATACTCAGCTCATGAAATTCGTCAGCAGCTAGATAAAAATAATCTTCGCTTGGTTCTGCATAACTTCCCACCAGGAGACTGGGATGAAGGTGAGCGAGGTATTGCTTGTTTGCCGGATCGTGTGGAAGAATTTCAGGCCGGCGTCTCTAAGGCAATCGAATATGCAAAAGCACTTAGCGTAAATCAACTCAATTGTTTGGCCGGAATAGCTCCTGAGGGGGTTGAGCTAGGACTGCTGCGCAAAACATTTATTGCAAACCTAAAGTATGCTGCAGCGGAGTTAAAAAAAACCAATATTAAATTACTCATTGAGCCGATTAATACTTTTGATATTCCTGGATTTTATTTATCAAAAACTGAGCAGGCACTAGATATCCTGAATGAAGTTGGTTCTGATAATTTATATATCCAATATGACATCTATCATGCACAACGCATGGAGGGTGAACTTAGTAAAACGCTAGAGAAAAATATTACTAAGATTGCCCATATTCAGCTGGCCGATAATCCCGGTCGACATGAGCCTGGTACAGGCGAAATTAATTACGCACACTTATTTAAGTTAATCGATAAGCTTGGCTATGCAGGATGGATAGGCTGTGAATACAAGCCAGCAAATCAGACCGAGGCTGGATTAGGTTGGATCAAAGCGCTAACAAATTGA
- a CDS encoding YqiA/YcfP family alpha/beta fold hydrolase, with protein MSLTLIVYLHGFRSSPRSSKAVMTGDAIKALSTPENPIEWYCPQLVASPKASMDMVNSHIKGSKHDRLVVIGSSLGGYYANFLAEKYGCKAVALNPAVRAPKELASHVGMLTSYDTDEPYDFRPEYIDELEALQVESISEPSRYFLMAAKGDELLDWREMVDFYRGAEHLVLDGSDHGIADYPEHLPRVLKFITK; from the coding sequence ATGTCTTTAACATTAATCGTTTACCTTCACGGTTTTCGCTCATCACCACGCTCAAGTAAAGCAGTAATGACAGGTGATGCAATTAAAGCCTTATCTACCCCGGAAAATCCGATTGAGTGGTATTGCCCTCAGCTTGTAGCCTCTCCTAAAGCAAGCATGGATATGGTTAATTCTCATATCAAAGGCTCAAAGCATGATCGTCTGGTGGTAATTGGATCCTCTTTGGGTGGTTACTATGCAAATTTCTTGGCTGAGAAATATGGCTGTAAAGCCGTTGCACTTAACCCAGCTGTAAGGGCACCCAAAGAATTGGCATCACATGTTGGCATGCTCACTTCCTACGATACGGATGAGCCGTACGATTTTCGGCCAGAATATATTGATGAGTTAGAAGCCTTACAGGTAGAGTCTATTAGTGAGCCATCCCGCTATTTTTTGATGGCAGCCAAAGGGGATGAACTTCTCGATTGGCGTGAGATGGTTGATTTTTATAGAGGCGCCGAGCATCTAGTTCTTGATGGTAGCGACCATGGCATTGCAGACTATCCGGAGCATTTGCCTAGAGTATTAAAGTTCATAACCAAATAG